From Camelina sativa cultivar DH55 chromosome 7, Cs, whole genome shotgun sequence, one genomic window encodes:
- the LOC104701927 gene encoding uncharacterized protein LOC104701927: MYVGRNFETKDEFKIVLFIHAINQVFRFRFVRYKKCYLVAQCVDKLCDWRVYAHQIGDSEEYEVRKVKLEHICDVETRGQFTKHATSKVMSALLRSKYVNVLGGPRARDLPEVVLGEHNVTASYWKCWKARELAVASAQGTEESSYLLLPLYLHLLQVANPGTVYHLLIEDDEVGEERFKFAFVALGASIQGLKYIRRVVVINRTHLHGKYNGCLLTASGQDANFQVFPIAFAIVDSENHDSWTWFMEKLKDIVHDGTDLTIISDRHQSIYHAKSLVYPRAHHGCCLVHLKCNIRSLYSRTVGLVWKAGEAFRVKDFNKWYGRIKKRKPQCWKYLQKIGVAHWPRAHFKGERYNLLTNNIAESLNHALLPARDSPIVALIEFFRKMLSRWFESRRKKVTNCRGYISVEVEKFLKKQLKESIGVQVRLASAWDCEITAKDGQKFHVSLEKRTCTCRAFQLLQIPCSHAMAAAKARGLEYQSLVGHMHKKDTWRPTFDGVILPLQDPSEVNVPECIMIRYILPPETKRPPGRPPKTRIPSTGEFEKSKTSSKQNRCGRCNGLGHNRVRCSVPLR, encoded by the exons ATGTATGTTGGCCGTAATTTCGAGACGAAAGATGAATTCAAAATAGTACTGTTTATTCATGCAATCAATCAGGTTTTTCGCTTTAGGTTTGTCAGGTACAAAAAGTGTTATCTCGTTGCACAATGTGTTGACAAGCTATGCGACTGGCGGGTGTACGCGCATCAGATAGGTGATAGCGAGGAGTACGAAGTTAGGAAAGTGAAGCTCGAACATATTTGTGATGTGGAGACCCGAGGTCAGTTTACAAAACACGCCACGTCCAAGGTAATGTCTGCTTTACTACGGTCGAAGTATGTAAATGTTTTAGGGGGTCCTAGAGCGAGAGATCTACCTGAAGTTGTGTTAGGGGAGCATAATGTTACGGCTTCTTATTGGAAATGCTGGAAAGCCAGAGAATTAGCGGTAGCGTCTGCTCAGGGGACAGAGGAGTCTTCTTACTTACTTTTGCCCCTATATTTGCATTTGTTGCAAGTTGCAAATCCTGGGACGGTGTACCACTTACTGATAGAAGATGATGAGGTTGGAGAGGAAAGGTTTAAATTTGCTTTTGTTGCATTGGGTGCAAGTATTCAAGGCCTGAAATACATTCGGCGTGTTGTTGTTATCAATAGAACTCACCTCCACGGAAAATACAACGGATGCTTGCTTACTGCTAGTGGACAAGATGCAAATTTTCAGGTATTTCCAATAGCTTTCGCTATAGTGGACAGCGAGAATCACGATTCCTGGACCTGGTTCATGGAGAAACTGAAAGACATTGTACACGATGGGACTGATCTAACTATCATATCTGATCGCCACCAGTCAATATACCATGCTAAGTCTCTGGTGTACCCTCGAGCGCACCATGGCTGTTGTCTCGTACACCTGAAGTGCAATATCAGAAGTTTGTATTCAAGAACGGTCGGCCTTGTTTGGAAAGCTGGGGAGGCGTTCAGAGTTAAAGACTTTAACAAGTGGTATGGACGTATTAAGAAAAGGAAGCCTCAATGTTGGAAATACCTACAGAAGATTGGAGTTGCACATTGGCCGCGTGCACACTTTAAAGGGGAGCGCTATAACTTACTGACAAACAATATAGCTGAATCTCTCAACCATGCACTGCTACCGGCTAGAGATAGCCCAATTGTTGCCCTCATTGAATTCTTTCGAAAGATGCTGAGTAGGTGGTTTGAATCCCGGAGGAAGAAGGTGACTAATTGTCGAGGGTATATTTCTGTCGAAGTTGAGAAATTTTTGAAGAAGCAGCTTAAGGAATCAATTGGTGTACAGGTTCGACTTGCATCGGCTTGGGATTGTGAAATCACAGCAAAAGATGGACAAAAATTCCACGTATCATTAGAGAAACGTACTTGCACTTGTAGAGCATTTCAGCTGCTTCAAATCCCTTGTTCACACGCAATGGCTGCTGCAAAGGCGAGGGGACTTGAATACCAATCACTTGTTGGCCACATGCACAAGAAAGATACATGGCGTCCAACGTTTGATGGCGTTATCCTACCACTTCAAGACCCATCAGAGGTAAACGTACCGGAATGCATCATGATACGCTATATTCTTCCACCTGAGACTAAACGTCCTCCCGGGAGACCACCTAAAACGAGGATCCCATCTACCGGAGAGTTTGAG AAATCGAAGACCAGCTCAAAGCAAAACAGATGCGGTAGGTGCAATGGTTTGGGACACAATAGGGTTCGTTGTTCGGTCCCGCTCCGCTGA
- the LOC104701926 gene encoding uncharacterized protein LOC104701926 isoform X2, with translation MDSGHVPEKVGYDNTAGDEFGQSMDFENEWCTSNDSPFVEHNAFAIVPSGLESGHEGLCHYPEIAETETCGEEKLGSSPQSPQLLVKKSKRVPRASRYVKGGEYTGGDPKLKALFASKQKTPEYHPMSCLDVDKFETLKDLLEANEEQAFTIVTKHTITYRFFLDIAEAQYPLNTKVIMSMLWRRRGAVYTTGRASFVDTYSVTLLNNKYESFKAWKNKKKYNWGLDLRAFVLGKSKGQMPTTFVQHVDMVYIPMNWSDKHWVGLLINLRLGEVEVFDPCIEASSDEEVTSLMAPVVEMVPWLVIDTIGKKYRKNFSTKPLTWRRVEGIYKNQRGGGDSGPVAAKFLEMHAYGLGIHEMGMITDDSVDELRKVYAMDAYEAFIERCED, from the exons ATGGATAGTGGACATGTACCAGAGAAGGTGGGATATGATAATACAGCAGGAGACGAATTTGGACAG AGCATGGACTTTGAGAACGAATGGTGTACAAGCAATGATTCACCGTTTGTTGAACACAATGCCTTTGCTATTGTGCCCTCCGGTTTAGAAAGTGGACATGAAGGATTATGTCATTATCCAGAAATTGCTGAAACAGAAACCTGCGGAGAG GAAAAATTGGGTTCTTCTCCGCAGAGTCCACAATTGTTGGTAAAGAAGTCTAAGAGAGTTCCCCGTGCTTCAAGGTACGTTAAGGGTGGAGAGTATACTGGTGGTGACCCAAAGTTAAAAGCTCTATTTGCAAGCAAGCAGAAAACTCCTGAGTACCACCCGATGTCCTGTTTAGATGTGGACAAATTTGAGACGTTAAAGGACCTGCTGGAGGCCAATGAGGAGCA GGCGTTTACGATTGTAACTAAGCACACAATAACATATCGGTTTTTCCTCGACATAGCTGAGGCCCAATACCCATTGAACACAAAG GTAATAATGTCTATGCTATGGCGCAGAAGGGGAGCTGTGTACACCACAGGAAGAGCTTCTTTTGTTGACACTTATTCTGTGACCCTTCTAAATAACAAATACGAGAGTTTCAAGGCGtggaagaataagaagaagtaCAATTGGGGACTGGATTTAAGAGCATTTGTTCTGGGCAAATCAAAAGGGCAGATGCCAACAACGTTTGTACAACATGTCGACATGGTGTACATCCCTATGAACTGGTCCGACAAACACTGGGTAGGTCTGTTAATTAACTTGAGGCTGGGTGAAGTAGAGGTGTTTGACCCTTGTATTGAAGCTAGCTCCGACGAGGAAGTAACGTCTCTGATGGCGCCTGTTGTAGAGATGGTTCCCTGGTTGGTTATCGATACAATTGGAAAGAAGTATAGAAAGAACTTCTCAACAAAACCACTAACATGGAGGAGGGTTGAAGGAATATACAAGAACCAGAGAGGAGGAGGTGACAGTGGTCCTGTTGCAGCCAAATTTCTTGAGATGCACGCGTATGGGCTCGGCATACATGAGATGGGCATGATTACGGATGACAGTGTTGACGAGTTAAGGAAGGTGTACGCGATGGATGCATATGAAGCGTTCATTGAGAGGTGTGAGGACTAA
- the LOC104701926 gene encoding uncharacterized protein LOC104701926 isoform X1: MDSGHVPEKVGYDNTAGDEFGQSMDFENEWCTSNDSPFVEHNAFAIVPSGLESGHEGLCHYPEIAETETCGEEKLGSSPQSPQLLVKKSKRVPRASRYVKGGEYTGGDPKLKALFASKQKTPEYHPMSCLDVDKFETLKDLLEANEEQAFTIVTKHTITYRFFLDIAEAQYPLNTKHMQVIMSMLWRRRGAVYTTGRASFVDTYSVTLLNNKYESFKAWKNKKKYNWGLDLRAFVLGKSKGQMPTTFVQHVDMVYIPMNWSDKHWVGLLINLRLGEVEVFDPCIEASSDEEVTSLMAPVVEMVPWLVIDTIGKKYRKNFSTKPLTWRRVEGIYKNQRGGGDSGPVAAKFLEMHAYGLGIHEMGMITDDSVDELRKVYAMDAYEAFIERCED; the protein is encoded by the exons ATGGATAGTGGACATGTACCAGAGAAGGTGGGATATGATAATACAGCAGGAGACGAATTTGGACAG AGCATGGACTTTGAGAACGAATGGTGTACAAGCAATGATTCACCGTTTGTTGAACACAATGCCTTTGCTATTGTGCCCTCCGGTTTAGAAAGTGGACATGAAGGATTATGTCATTATCCAGAAATTGCTGAAACAGAAACCTGCGGAGAG GAAAAATTGGGTTCTTCTCCGCAGAGTCCACAATTGTTGGTAAAGAAGTCTAAGAGAGTTCCCCGTGCTTCAAGGTACGTTAAGGGTGGAGAGTATACTGGTGGTGACCCAAAGTTAAAAGCTCTATTTGCAAGCAAGCAGAAAACTCCTGAGTACCACCCGATGTCCTGTTTAGATGTGGACAAATTTGAGACGTTAAAGGACCTGCTGGAGGCCAATGAGGAGCA GGCGTTTACGATTGTAACTAAGCACACAATAACATATCGGTTTTTCCTCGACATAGCTGAGGCCCAATACCCATTGAACACAAAG CATATGCAGGTAATAATGTCTATGCTATGGCGCAGAAGGGGAGCTGTGTACACCACAGGAAGAGCTTCTTTTGTTGACACTTATTCTGTGACCCTTCTAAATAACAAATACGAGAGTTTCAAGGCGtggaagaataagaagaagtaCAATTGGGGACTGGATTTAAGAGCATTTGTTCTGGGCAAATCAAAAGGGCAGATGCCAACAACGTTTGTACAACATGTCGACATGGTGTACATCCCTATGAACTGGTCCGACAAACACTGGGTAGGTCTGTTAATTAACTTGAGGCTGGGTGAAGTAGAGGTGTTTGACCCTTGTATTGAAGCTAGCTCCGACGAGGAAGTAACGTCTCTGATGGCGCCTGTTGTAGAGATGGTTCCCTGGTTGGTTATCGATACAATTGGAAAGAAGTATAGAAAGAACTTCTCAACAAAACCACTAACATGGAGGAGGGTTGAAGGAATATACAAGAACCAGAGAGGAGGAGGTGACAGTGGTCCTGTTGCAGCCAAATTTCTTGAGATGCACGCGTATGGGCTCGGCATACATGAGATGGGCATGATTACGGATGACAGTGTTGACGAGTTAAGGAAGGTGTACGCGATGGATGCATATGAAGCGTTCATTGAGAGGTGTGAGGACTAA
- the LOC104701929 gene encoding pollen receptor-like kinase 3, producing the protein MAVAWLIWPFVLSLTALSANSITETESLLNFKKSLNNTKSLDSWTPDSEPCGESQRWVGLLCNKNSVFGLQMEQMDLSGNIDVAPLKDLPFLRTISIMNNSFSGNIPEFNQLTALKSFYISGNNFSGNIPSDYFAMMASLKKAWLSNNEFSGLIPISLATKLPNLMELRLENNQFIGSIPNFTQTSLNDVDLSNNQLTGGIPPGLSKFDAKNFAGNPGLCGGKLATTCPEPRNATALITIEGTMKDANKSKYFLAFGTLGVLLLVVLVSLAFRKKKKKRRRKKALRTSGQDSGDDQQIQVTVDESRSSSRHSNKSSRSGELTNKSTGAAELVMVNKEKGVFGLTDLMKAAAHVLNNPGGGSSRPSSSGGVGSAYKAVLSNGITVVVKRVTVMNQVSVDLFDKEIRNLGSLRHKNILTPLAYHFRRDEKLLVFEFVPNLSLLHRLHGDHGEELDWPSRLKIIQGIARGMWYLHRELGFLNLPHGNLKSNNIFLAEDGEPMVSEFGLQRLINPDAQSQSLVAYKSPEADREGTVSAKSDVFSFGVVVLEILTGKFPSQYAGLNRAGGTNLVEWIGSAMEQGGWMDLLHPTVVNAAADDQIMEEEIEHVLRIGVRCTGEDPDQRPNMTEVIDELTLEDSNDDFITIET; encoded by the exons ATGGCCGTGGCCTGGCTAATCTGGCCGTTCGTGCTATCTCTAACAGCACTCTCCGCGAATTCGATAACCGAAACAGAATCATTGTTAAACTTCAAGAAGTCATTAAACAACACCAAGTCTCTTGATTCTTGGACACCAGATTCAGAGCCTTGTGGAGAAAGCCAACGATGGGTGGGATTACTCTGCAACAAAAACTCTGTCTTTGGCCTTCAGATGGAACAGATGGATCTATCAGGAAACATCGATGTCGCTCCCTTAAAAGACCTACCTTTTTTACGAACCATAAGCATAATGAACAACTCTTTCTCCGGTAACATACCCGAGTTTAACCAGTTAACCGCTCTGAAATCGTTTTACATATCGGGTAATAATTTTTCTGGTAACATTCCTTCTGACTATTTCGCAATGATGGCGTCGTTAAAGAAAGCGTGGCTGTCAAACAACGAGTTCTCTGGTCTCATTCCTATCTCATTAGCTACCAAATTGCCAAATCTAATGGAGTTACGCCTCGAAAACAATCAGTTCATTGGGAGTATACCGAATTTCACACAAACATCTTTAAATGATGTCGATCTCTCAAACAATCAACTAACCGGAGGAATACCTCCCGGTTTGTCAAAATTCGACGCCAAGAATTTTGCGGGGAATCCTGGTCTTTGCGGTGGGAAGCTAGCAACTACCTGCCCGGAACCAAGAAATGCGACTGCATTGATTACTATAGAAGGAACAATGAAAGATGCAAATAAGAGCAAATACTTTCTAGCATTCGGGACATTAGGAGTTCTTCTTCTCGTTGTTCTTGTCTCATTAGCttttcggaagaagaagaagaagagacgtaGGAAGAAAGCACTTCGTACATCTGGACAAGACAGTGGTGATGACCAACAGATTCAG GTAACTGTTGATGAATCGAGAAGTAGCTCGAGGCATAGTAATAAGAGTAGTCGCTCAGGCGAATTGACGAATAAATCAACGGGTGCAGCAGAGCTGGTAATGGTGAACAAAGAAAAGGGTGTTTTCGGTTTAACTGACTTGATGAAAGCAGCGGCTCACGTGCTCAATAATCCTGGAGGTGGAAGCAGCCGTCCTAGCAGTAGCGGAGGCGTGGGATCTGCATACAAAGCGGTGCTTTCAAACGGCATCACGGTGGTGGTGAAGCGTGTGACGGTGATGAATCAAGTGAGTGTTGACTTATTCGACAAGGAAATTAGGAACTTGGGAAGCTTGCGACACAAGAATATTTTAACACCTCTTGCTTATCATTTTCGACGGGACGAGAAACTACTAGTGTTCGAATTCGTCCCTAATTTGAGTTTACTTCACCGATTACACGGCGATCACGGTGAAGAATTAGATTGGCCATCGAGACTCAAAATCATTCAAGGTATCGCTAGAGGAATGTGGTATCTCCAtagagaattagggtttctaaaCCTACCACATGGAAACCTAAAATCGAATAATATATTTCTTGCTGAAGACGGCGAGCCTATGGTCTCCGAATTCGGACTTCAAAGATTGATCAATCCCGACGCTCAATCTCAGTCCCTCGTCGCGTATAAATCTCCGGAAGCAGATCGTGAAGGAACCGTCTCTGCCAAATCCGATGTGTTCAGTTTCGGAGTCGTGGTTCTTGAGATATTGACCGGAAAATTCCCGTCTCAATACGCCGGTTTGAATAGAGCCGGTGGAACGAATTTGGTGGAGTGGATTGGCTCCGCCATGGAACAAGGTGGTTGGATGGATCTTCTTCATCCGACGGTGGTTAACGCTGCCGCTGATGATCAAATTATGGAGGAAGAGATTGAGCACGTTTTAAGGATCGGTGTGAGATGTACCGGAGAAGATCCAGATCAGAGACCAAATATGACTGAAGTCATCGATGAACTGACGCTTGAAGATTCTAACGACGACTTCATCACCATAGAAACTTAG
- the LOC104701928 gene encoding protein TIFY 11B-like: MSKTQDILYFFIFVILSIFFFFTCNPYAGIFFDSFVFVISIISMSSTGQAPEKSNFSQRCSLLSRYLKEKGSFGNINIGLARKSDLELAGNFDLKGQQDVIKKAETSRTRSFELIQKLSNGEASTSSGGKAIDIIDLSEPEPGNSQLTIFFGGKVMVFNEFPEDKAKEIMQVAAKAANHVAHVESKSKNTQMNLDMDISISSKSNVIIPDLNEPTSSGNNEDQQTEQQQHQGVERIARRASLHRFFAKRKDRAVARAPYQVNQNGSHLPSKPEMVSPSIKAGQSSRHFATPPKPKAHN; encoded by the exons ATGAGCAAAACACAAGACAttctatacttttttatttttgtaatcctctccatcttttttttttttacgtgtaACCCATACGCAGGaatcttctttgattcttttgtgTTTGTAATATCAATCATAAGTATGTCGTCGACCGGACAAGCGCCGGAGAAGTCCAACTTTTCTCAGAGGTGTAGTTTGCTCAGCCGGTACTTGAAGGAAAAGGGAAGTTTTGGGAATATAAATATCGGTTTGGCTAGAAAATCCGATCTTGAGCTCGCCGGTAACTTCGATCtcaaag gtcAACAAGATGTGATTAAGAAGGCAGAAACCTCAAGAACTAGATCCTTCGAGTTGATTCAGAAGCTTTCTAATGGTGAAGCCTCTACTTCTTCTGGAGGCAAAGCCATAGATATAATTGATCTCAG tGAACCGGAGCCTGGTAATTCACAGCTGACCATATTCTTCGGAGGGAAAGTTATGGTATTTAACGAGTTTCCTGAAGACAAAGCAAAGGAGATAATGCAAGTAGCAGCGAAAGCAGCGAATCATGTTGCTCATGTTGAATCGAAATCGAAGAACACTCAGATGAATCTGGACATGGACATTAGCATCAGCAGCAAAAGCAATGTGATCATACCTGATCTGAATGAACCAACTAGTTCAGGGAACAATGAAGATCAACAAACAGAGCAGCAGCAACATCAGGGTGTGGAACGCATTGCAAGACGAGCTTCTCTTCATCGTTTCTTTGCTAAACGAAAAGACAG GGCTGTGGCTAGAGCTCCATATCAAGTGAACCAAAACGGTAGCCATCTTCCTTCAAAGCCAGAGATGGTCAGTCCATCGATAAAGGCAGGCCAATCCTCACGACACTTTGCAACTCCTCCAAAACCAAAGGCACATAATTAA